One genomic window of Arthrobacter sp. KBS0703 includes the following:
- a CDS encoding RNA-binding S4 domain-containing protein, translating into MSNQEIEEIPIRDAMIRLGQLLKLANLVEDGVEAAELIKNGLVKVNGEIDDRRGRQLHDGDTVTVNGQTVRVSAPAA; encoded by the coding sequence ATGAGCAACCAGGAAATCGAAGAGATCCCCATCCGCGACGCCATGATCCGTCTGGGCCAGCTCCTGAAGCTCGCCAACCTCGTGGAGGACGGCGTGGAGGCCGCGGAGCTGATCAAGAACGGCCTGGTGAAGGTCAACGGCGAGATCGACGACCGCCGCGGCCGGCAGCTTCACGACGGCGACACGGTCACCGTCAACGGCCAGACCGTCCGGGTCAGTGCGCCAGCGGCGTAA
- a CDS encoding LysR family transcriptional regulator, producing the protein MKGTSVDSRRLPSPDDLLILLTVARLGRFNAVAETLGTTHTTISRRILALDKQLGGRTLERSPHGWELTQLGASAVTAAEAIEETLGSLSGLIRQDQHALSGLVRISTSDGFGSEFVTPALVRLQRQHPLLNVEMLSATRKVSQNRSGVDLEIVVGRTDVSNAQTIFLSNYYLRLYASPAYADEFGLPETLDGVGQHSFVSYVESALQVAELGHRWSAQLPVPKSSFQATSVFAQVEAVRRGAGIGLLPNFMVSGKPEFVPVLPGDFQRQLPIWAVARPESLRSAPVQAVIASLKEEVHTRQELLAG; encoded by the coding sequence GTGAAAGGCACATCCGTGGACTCGCGGCGGCTTCCTAGTCCGGACGACCTGCTCATCCTGCTGACCGTGGCCCGGCTGGGCCGGTTCAACGCGGTGGCGGAGACGCTGGGCACCACCCACACCACCATCTCCCGAAGGATTCTCGCCCTCGACAAGCAGCTCGGCGGCAGGACTCTCGAACGCAGCCCGCACGGCTGGGAGCTGACGCAGCTCGGGGCGTCGGCGGTGACCGCAGCCGAAGCCATCGAGGAGACCCTGGGGTCGCTGTCCGGGCTTATCCGTCAGGATCAGCATGCGCTCTCCGGCCTGGTGCGGATCAGCACGTCGGACGGCTTCGGGTCCGAGTTCGTCACCCCCGCACTGGTCCGGCTCCAGCGGCAGCACCCTCTGCTGAACGTGGAGATGCTCAGCGCCACGCGGAAGGTCAGCCAGAACCGGTCCGGCGTGGACCTCGAAATAGTGGTGGGCAGGACCGACGTCAGCAACGCCCAGACCATCTTCCTGAGCAATTACTACCTCCGCCTCTACGCCAGCCCGGCGTACGCCGACGAATTCGGGCTCCCGGAAACGCTCGACGGCGTAGGGCAGCACAGCTTTGTGTCCTACGTGGAATCGGCCCTGCAGGTGGCCGAGCTGGGTCACCGGTGGTCCGCGCAGCTGCCTGTGCCGAAATCCAGCTTCCAGGCCACCAGCGTCTTCGCCCAGGTGGAGGCCGTGCGCCGGGGCGCCGGAATCGGCCTGCTGCCGAATTTCATGGTGTCGGGGAAGCCGGAGTTCGTTCCTGTCCTCCCCGGCGACTTCCAGCGCCAGTTACCCATCTGGGCGGTGGCCCGCCCCGAATCGCTCCGGTCAGCCCCGGTGCAGGCCGTGATCGCATCCCTCAAGGAGGAAGTGCACACACGCCAGGAGCTGCTGGCCGGCTGA
- a CDS encoding glycine--tRNA ligase, with protein sequence MAAKSVLDQVISLSKRRGFVFQAGEIYGGSRSAWDYGPLGAELKENIKRQWWQSVVRGREDVVGLDSSVILPRQVWEASGHVDVFSDPLVECLSCHKRYRADHLEEEYEEKKGRPAENGLKDIACANCGTRGEWTEPQEFSGLLKTFLGPVASDEGLHYLRPETAQGIFVNFNNVLTTSRKKPPFGIGQIGKSFRNEITPGNFIFRTREFEQMEMEFFVEPGTDEQWHQYWMKERMDWYTGLGIREDNLRFFEHPLDKLSHYSKGTTDIEYRFGFQGSEWGELEGIANRTDFDLTTHAKASGTDLSYFNQATNERYTPYVIEPAAGLTRSFMAFLIDAYTEDEAPNAKGGVDVRTVLKLDPRLAPVKAAVLPLSRNEDLSPKAKALGTQLRKNWNIDFDDAGAIGRRYRRQDEIGTPFCITVDFDTLDDQAVTIRERDTMSQERVSLDKVEGYLAARLIGA encoded by the coding sequence ATGGCAGCAAAATCCGTCCTCGACCAGGTCATCTCCCTCTCCAAGCGGAGGGGCTTCGTATTCCAGGCCGGCGAGATCTACGGAGGCTCGCGTTCCGCCTGGGACTACGGCCCCCTCGGTGCCGAGCTGAAGGAAAACATCAAGCGCCAGTGGTGGCAGTCCGTGGTGCGCGGCCGCGAGGACGTGGTTGGCCTGGATTCCTCCGTGATCCTTCCCCGCCAGGTCTGGGAAGCATCCGGCCACGTGGATGTCTTCTCCGATCCGCTCGTTGAGTGCCTCTCCTGCCACAAGCGCTACCGCGCCGACCACCTCGAGGAAGAGTACGAGGAAAAGAAGGGTCGGCCGGCTGAAAACGGCCTCAAGGACATCGCCTGCGCCAACTGCGGCACCCGCGGCGAATGGACCGAACCGCAGGAGTTCTCCGGGCTCCTGAAGACCTTCCTCGGCCCCGTGGCCAGCGACGAGGGCCTGCACTACCTGCGGCCCGAGACGGCCCAGGGCATCTTCGTGAACTTCAACAACGTGCTCACCACGTCGCGCAAGAAGCCGCCGTTCGGCATCGGCCAGATCGGCAAGTCCTTCCGCAACGAGATCACGCCCGGAAACTTCATCTTCCGCACCCGCGAGTTCGAGCAGATGGAGATGGAATTCTTCGTCGAGCCCGGCACGGACGAGCAGTGGCACCAGTACTGGATGAAGGAGCGCATGGACTGGTACACCGGCCTGGGCATCCGCGAGGACAACCTCCGTTTCTTCGAGCACCCGCTGGACAAGCTCAGCCATTACTCCAAGGGCACCACGGACATCGAGTACCGCTTCGGTTTCCAGGGCTCCGAGTGGGGCGAGCTCGAAGGCATCGCCAACCGCACGGACTTCGACCTCACCACGCACGCCAAGGCCTCGGGCACTGACCTGAGCTACTTCAACCAGGCCACGAACGAGCGCTACACGCCGTACGTGATCGAGCCTGCTGCCGGCCTGACCCGGTCGTTCATGGCCTTCCTGATCGATGCGTACACCGAGGACGAGGCACCCAACGCCAAGGGCGGCGTGGACGTCCGCACCGTGCTCAAGCTGGACCCGCGGCTCGCACCGGTCAAGGCCGCCGTGCTTCCGCTGAGCCGCAACGAGGACCTCTCGCCGAAGGCCAAGGCCCTCGGCACCCAGCTCCGCAAGAACTGGAACATCGATTTCGACGACGCCGGCGCGATCGGCCGCCGCTACCGCCGCCAGGACGAAATCGGTACCCCGTTCTGCATCACGGTGGACTTCGACACCCTCGACGACCAGGCCGTCACCATCCGTGAGCGCGACACCATGAGCCAGGAGCGTGTCTCCCTGGACAAGGTGGAGGGCTACCTGGCCGCACGGCTGATCGGCGCCTAG
- a CDS encoding alpha/beta hydrolase, translating into MTFADSFPAPVVLWSEPEEARAGKPLLVLLHGYGANEQDLLSLADMLPDEFAVASVRAPIAMGPGFSWFPLTGTADYSVDAVKAASGYVLDWLDTVRANHPSVTLLGFSMGMAMATTLLRQRPADFAAVVGLSGFVVNAGVDGEFRDAELDGTVPLFWGRDQQDPVITPDKIEYTMGWVRNHVKLTKVLYTGMWHGINAQEIGHVSEFLTHEVLNK; encoded by the coding sequence ATGACTTTTGCCGACTCCTTTCCTGCCCCCGTCGTTCTGTGGTCCGAGCCCGAGGAGGCACGGGCCGGCAAGCCCCTGTTGGTCCTGCTGCACGGCTACGGAGCGAACGAGCAGGACTTGCTCAGCCTGGCGGACATGCTCCCGGACGAGTTTGCCGTGGCTTCCGTCCGCGCGCCCATCGCCATGGGGCCGGGCTTCTCCTGGTTCCCGCTGACCGGCACGGCCGACTACTCCGTCGACGCGGTCAAGGCCGCCTCCGGATACGTCCTCGACTGGCTCGACACCGTCAGGGCGAACCACCCGTCCGTGACGCTCCTCGGCTTCTCCATGGGAATGGCGATGGCCACCACGCTGCTGCGGCAGCGCCCCGCGGACTTCGCCGCCGTCGTCGGGCTTTCAGGCTTTGTGGTCAACGCGGGCGTCGACGGCGAGTTCCGTGACGCCGAGCTCGACGGCACCGTGCCCCTCTTCTGGGGCCGGGACCAGCAGGACCCGGTCATCACACCGGACAAGATCGAGTACACGATGGGGTGGGTCCGGAACCACGTGAAGCTGACCAAGGTGCTCTACACGGGGATGTGGCACGGCATCAACGCCCAGGAGATCGGCCACGTGTCCGAGTTCCTCACCCATGAGGTGCTGAACAAGTAA
- a CDS encoding GNAT family N-acetyltransferase: MAIQYREWREGDDLALLEVWGDPETVQAGQFRGTLAPSGNSPWRRCIVAEDVVDGVAIPVAAGVVHEASLHPERLWAYIEVARDHRRTGIGSTLLVMLRREAEGSASGVSKLRCKVEPGTPGAAFAEAAGLAPIQRSQLVVVEPAALKLPVFGDGSEEAASERIEDLATGSVELSDVVGRYYTAVHGWDSPGDLSVATVQRLFLDDLSGAHGAIVLRAPKASAFGQGVPASKKGRLQAFAVSYAQGSSDHPSDVFLGHEPELDPDEAQAAVRDLLALIAYQYPVLMELDDSMTALRAVVEPLMESGKARRQGSETFVVSDPA; encoded by the coding sequence GTGGCGATCCAATACCGTGAATGGCGCGAGGGCGACGACCTCGCGCTGCTGGAGGTCTGGGGAGACCCGGAAACCGTCCAGGCCGGACAGTTCCGCGGAACGCTGGCACCGTCCGGCAACTCTCCCTGGCGCCGCTGCATCGTGGCCGAGGACGTTGTTGACGGCGTCGCCATCCCGGTGGCTGCCGGCGTGGTCCACGAGGCGTCGCTGCACCCGGAGCGCCTTTGGGCCTACATCGAGGTGGCGCGGGACCACCGCCGCACCGGCATAGGTTCCACCCTGCTGGTCATGCTCCGGCGCGAGGCTGAAGGGTCGGCGTCGGGCGTTTCCAAGCTGCGGTGCAAGGTGGAGCCGGGCACTCCCGGCGCGGCCTTCGCGGAGGCGGCCGGGCTCGCTCCCATCCAGCGCTCGCAGCTCGTGGTGGTGGAGCCGGCCGCGCTGAAGCTCCCCGTCTTCGGGGACGGTTCCGAGGAAGCGGCGTCGGAGCGCATCGAGGATCTGGCCACCGGTTCGGTGGAGCTCTCCGACGTGGTGGGCAGGTACTACACCGCCGTGCACGGCTGGGACAGCCCGGGCGACCTGAGCGTCGCCACGGTGCAGCGGCTGTTCCTGGACGACCTCAGCGGCGCCCACGGCGCGATTGTGCTGCGGGCCCCGAAGGCCAGCGCCTTCGGCCAGGGCGTGCCGGCATCGAAGAAGGGCAGGCTGCAGGCGTTCGCCGTCAGCTATGCGCAAGGCAGCTCGGACCATCCCTCGGATGTGTTCCTCGGCCATGAGCCGGAGCTGGACCCGGACGAGGCCCAGGCCGCGGTCCGCGATCTCCTGGCCCTCATCGCATACCAGTACCCGGTCCTGATGGAACTGGACGACTCCATG
- a CDS encoding DMT family transporter, translating to MTHAPRLPLAAGLPMAVAAGLAIPVQGRINGALGARLGDGIAAAVVSFSTGLAVMILVSLILPRGRAGLRRILPALRERRFPPYYALAGGIGAFFVFAQSFTIGLLGVALFTVSTVTGQTVSGLLVDRLGIGPGGKKAVTGIRVIGCVLTIAAVAWAVSPRFGASGAASDPAQLILLVFLPVAAGFLMSFQQAMNGTATMHYGTPIAATLVNFIAGGFVLWTALLVKLAIAGAGNPLPGEWWYYLGGPMGCVFIGVGALLVRSLGVLVTGLGMIAGQLLGSLGLDLLVPAPGTVVEVPTVLGTLLTLAAIVVATLPWPRGAFRR from the coding sequence ATGACCCATGCACCCCGGCTTCCGCTTGCCGCGGGCCTTCCAATGGCCGTGGCCGCCGGCCTGGCCATCCCCGTCCAGGGACGGATCAACGGTGCCCTGGGTGCCCGCCTCGGAGACGGCATCGCCGCCGCCGTGGTCAGTTTCAGCACCGGCCTGGCCGTGATGATCCTTGTGTCCCTGATCCTGCCGCGCGGACGGGCCGGCCTCCGCCGGATCCTGCCGGCCCTGCGCGAACGGCGCTTCCCGCCGTATTACGCCTTGGCCGGAGGCATCGGTGCCTTCTTCGTCTTCGCGCAGTCCTTCACGATCGGCCTGCTGGGGGTCGCGCTGTTCACCGTGTCCACTGTCACGGGGCAGACCGTCAGCGGGCTGCTCGTGGACCGGCTGGGAATAGGCCCGGGGGGCAAGAAGGCCGTGACGGGCATCCGCGTCATCGGCTGCGTCCTCACGATCGCGGCTGTGGCGTGGGCAGTGTCGCCGCGCTTCGGGGCCTCCGGCGCCGCCAGCGACCCCGCCCAGCTCATCCTCCTGGTGTTCCTTCCCGTGGCGGCCGGCTTCCTCATGAGCTTCCAGCAGGCGATGAACGGCACTGCCACCATGCACTACGGCACGCCGATCGCGGCAACCCTGGTGAACTTCATCGCCGGCGGCTTCGTGCTGTGGACGGCGTTGCTCGTGAAGCTGGCGATCGCCGGTGCGGGCAACCCGCTGCCGGGGGAGTGGTGGTATTACCTCGGCGGCCCCATGGGATGCGTCTTCATCGGAGTCGGTGCCCTGCTGGTGCGCAGCCTCGGAGTGCTAGTGACCGGGCTCGGCATGATCGCCGGCCAGCTCCTGGGCTCGCTGGGCCTTGATCTGCTGGTTCCCGCCCCCGGCACCGTGGTGGAAGTGCCCACGGTGCTCGGGACACTGCTGACCCTGGCGGCCATCGTCGTCGCAACCCTGCCGTGGCCGCGGGGCGCCTTTCGGAGGTAG
- a CDS encoding CoA-acylating methylmalonate-semialdehyde dehydrogenase: METIPHFINGNRVSDADRFGPVFNPATGEQEKQVALASAARVEEAIAAARAALPAWRATSLAKRTNIFFRVREILTQRKPELAAILTSEHGKVLSDAEGEISRGLENIEFATGLSHMLKGERSEQVSSGVDVHSVRQPVGVVACITPFNFPAMVPLWMIGSALACGNTVLLKPSEKDPSSAVFIAEVFAEAGLPAGVLNVVQGDKEAVDVLLEHPDVKAVSFVGSTPIAQSIYKRAADHGKRVQALGGAKNHMVVLPDADLNMAADAAISAAYGSAGERCMAVSVLVAVGNIADDLVSAISSRMVTLKIGPGTDPSSQMGPLITADHRDKVASYVAGAENEGATVVVDGRSQQFDSDGFFIGVSLVDHVKPGMKVYDDEIFGPVLSVVRVDTYNDAVRLVNENEFGNGVAIFTRDGGAARQFEFDVEVGMVGVNVPIPVPVGTFSFGGWKNSLFGDTHMYGPDSIRFYTRGKVVTTRWPDPSTSVIDLGFPQVD, translated from the coding sequence ATGGAAACCATTCCGCATTTCATCAACGGGAACCGCGTCAGCGACGCCGACCGTTTCGGCCCCGTCTTCAACCCCGCAACCGGCGAGCAGGAGAAGCAGGTTGCGCTCGCCTCAGCCGCCCGGGTCGAGGAGGCCATCGCAGCGGCGCGTGCGGCCCTGCCGGCCTGGCGGGCAACGAGCCTTGCCAAGCGCACCAACATCTTTTTCCGCGTCCGCGAAATCCTGACGCAGCGCAAGCCCGAGCTCGCGGCGATCCTCACCAGCGAGCACGGCAAGGTCCTCTCCGACGCCGAAGGCGAAATCTCCCGCGGCCTCGAGAACATCGAGTTCGCCACCGGACTTTCCCACATGCTCAAAGGCGAGCGGTCAGAACAAGTCTCCAGCGGCGTCGACGTTCACTCCGTCCGGCAGCCCGTGGGCGTGGTGGCGTGCATCACGCCCTTCAACTTCCCGGCCATGGTGCCGCTCTGGATGATCGGCAGCGCGCTGGCCTGCGGCAACACCGTGCTGCTGAAGCCCAGCGAGAAGGACCCCTCGTCCGCCGTGTTCATCGCCGAGGTCTTCGCCGAAGCGGGACTGCCGGCAGGCGTGCTGAACGTGGTCCAGGGCGACAAGGAGGCCGTGGACGTCCTGCTGGAACACCCCGACGTGAAAGCTGTCAGCTTCGTCGGGTCCACGCCGATCGCCCAGTCCATCTACAAGCGGGCAGCCGACCACGGCAAGCGCGTCCAGGCCCTCGGCGGCGCCAAGAACCACATGGTGGTCCTGCCCGACGCCGACCTGAACATGGCTGCGGACGCCGCGATCTCGGCCGCGTACGGCTCGGCCGGTGAACGCTGCATGGCGGTCAGCGTGCTCGTCGCCGTCGGGAACATCGCCGACGATCTTGTCTCGGCCATCAGCAGCCGCATGGTGACGCTCAAGATCGGCCCAGGCACTGACCCGTCCTCCCAGATGGGGCCGCTGATCACCGCTGACCACCGCGACAAGGTTGCGTCCTACGTGGCGGGCGCCGAAAACGAAGGTGCCACCGTCGTCGTGGATGGCCGTTCGCAGCAGTTCGATTCGGACGGCTTCTTCATCGGCGTCAGCCTGGTGGACCACGTCAAGCCCGGCATGAAGGTGTACGACGACGAAATCTTCGGCCCGGTCCTGTCAGTGGTGCGCGTTGACACCTACAACGACGCCGTGCGGCTGGTCAACGAGAACGAGTTCGGCAACGGCGTGGCCATATTCACCCGCGACGGCGGCGCCGCGCGGCAGTTCGAGTTCGACGTCGAGGTCGGGATGGTGGGCGTCAACGTGCCGATCCCGGTGCCGGTGGGGACGTTCTCCTTCGGCGGCTGGAAGAATTCCCTGTTCGGCGACACGCACATGTACGGGCCGGACAGCATCCGTTTCTACACGCGCGGCAAAGTCGTGACCACCCGCTGGCCCGATCCGTCCACGTCCGTCATTGACCTCGGGTTCCCGCAGGTCGACTGA
- a CDS encoding 13E12 repeat family protein — protein sequence MIDQVRDLEDLKSAAAALQARIAVGFDAGQRRAQAEAGVPADERGKGVGAQIALARRESPARGSRLLGLARALVTEMPRTLAALSAGELNERRVAPGHPASPSTPPLPGTRTPSPGRGDGRSRGQIMADDLVERITGTPGGITGIEIQLVMTDRTLLQGDSEPARLPGYGIVPAAWARAAVRDAAAREGRPAAAEDAHIAEGALSAEAATGNATVDVWLRRLYTAPGTGELTAMDSRARLFPAGLRRFIRARDHTKEAPGWRAETAPRAADARPVAPADEGTPSRSAAPPATATTQPRHHCPAHHSVILHGPRR from the coding sequence ATGATTGATCAGGTGCGGGATCTGGAGGATCTGAAGTCCGCCGCGGCCGCGCTGCAGGCCCGGATCGCGGTGGGGTTCGACGCAGGCCAGCGCCGCGCCCAGGCCGAGGCGGGGGTCCCGGCGGATGAACGCGGCAAGGGCGTGGGGGCGCAGATCGCGCTGGCCCGGCGCGAATCCCCGGCCCGCGGGTCCCGGCTGTTGGGCCTGGCCAGGGCCCTGGTGACGGAGATGCCCCGCACCCTGGCTGCGCTGAGCGCCGGGGAACTGAACGAAAGGCGCGTTGCTCCCGGTCACCCGGCGTCGCCGTCCACGCCGCCCTTACCCGGCACGCGGACACCCTCGCCGGGACGGGGAGACGGCCGCTCCCGCGGGCAGATCATGGCCGATGACCTCGTCGAACGGATCACCGGCACGCCGGGCGGGATCACCGGCATCGAGATCCAGCTCGTCATGACCGACCGCACCCTCCTCCAGGGCGACTCCGAACCCGCCCGCCTCCCCGGCTACGGCATCGTCCCCGCCGCCTGGGCCCGGGCTGCCGTCCGGGACGCCGCGGCAAGGGAGGGCCGGCCAGCCGCTGCGGAAGACGCACATATCGCGGAAGGCGCACTCAGCGCGGAAGCCGCCACGGGGAACGCCACTGTGGATGTCTGGCTGCGGCGGCTGTACACCGCCCCGGGCACCGGGGAACTCACGGCCATGGATTCCCGTGCCAGGCTCTTCCCGGCCGGGCTGCGCCGCTTCATCCGGGCCCGCGACCACACCAAAGAAGCCCCCGGCTGGCGGGCAGAAACCGCGCCGCGGGCCGCCGATGCCCGGCCCGTGGCGCCGGCCGACGAAGGCACACCCTCGAGATCCGCAGCCCCACCGGCCACAGCTACCACTCAACCGCGCCACCACTGCCCGGCGCACCACTCAGTGATACTTCACGGGCCGCGTCGCTAA
- a CDS encoding SGNH/GDSL hydrolase family protein: MQNPQGPPGRHPWSRYVAMGDSFTEGIGDPEPSSPGGYRGWADRVAEELGRGHDDFAYANLAVRGRLLQQVIDQQLAPCLALKPDLVTLSAGGNDLIRPGGDPDTLAERLDPVVQILTMSGATVVLFNGPDTGSSVLGRIRSKVAIYNENLRTIAARHDAIIADMWSLRQLKDPQMWDEDRLHFSPLGHHTIAAMVLEALNVQHSLEPLAAKPLPPRSWREARTGDLVWAREYFVPWVVRRLRHRSSGDGITPKRPTPGPVFGPGVPLGSGEGPLGSEDAVRQ; this comes from the coding sequence ATGCAGAATCCCCAAGGACCTCCCGGCCGCCACCCGTGGAGCCGCTATGTCGCCATGGGAGACTCCTTCACCGAAGGAATCGGTGATCCCGAACCGAGCAGCCCGGGCGGCTACCGGGGGTGGGCCGACCGCGTGGCGGAGGAGCTGGGGCGCGGCCACGACGACTTTGCGTACGCCAACCTGGCCGTGCGGGGCCGCCTGCTCCAGCAGGTCATCGACCAGCAGCTCGCCCCCTGCCTGGCCCTCAAACCCGATCTCGTGACGCTCTCCGCCGGAGGCAACGACCTCATCCGCCCTGGCGGGGACCCCGATACCCTGGCCGAACGGCTCGACCCCGTCGTGCAGATCCTGACGATGAGCGGCGCGACGGTGGTCCTGTTCAACGGCCCCGACACCGGTTCGTCCGTGCTTGGCCGGATCCGCAGCAAGGTGGCCATCTATAACGAGAACCTCCGCACCATCGCCGCCCGGCATGACGCCATCATCGCCGACATGTGGTCCCTCCGTCAGCTGAAGGACCCGCAGATGTGGGACGAGGACCGCCTGCACTTTTCGCCACTCGGCCACCACACCATTGCGGCAATGGTGCTCGAGGCCCTCAACGTCCAGCACAGTCTTGAGCCGCTGGCCGCCAAGCCGCTGCCCCCGCGCAGCTGGCGTGAGGCCCGCACCGGAGACCTCGTCTGGGCACGGGAGTACTTTGTGCCCTGGGTGGTCCGGCGCCTGCGCCACCGCTCCTCCGGAGACGGCATCACCCCGAAGCGCCCCACCCCGGGACCCGTGTTTGGTCCGGGGGTTCCGCTGGGTTCCGGCGAAGGCCCCCTGGGCTCGGAGGACGCGGTCCGGCAGTAG
- a CDS encoding winged helix DNA-binding domain-containing protein, which yields MEPEDVVRIRLASQQLRAPAAATADDALKNLLAVQAQEFPYARWSLAQRTADATADDVEQAVADGRILRTHILRPTWHFVHRDDLPWLRALSAPRLHRTNAGTYRRTGIDSETAAKSAAVLAAAVADGAHRTREQLAAEPQRAGFAATGLGLAYLIMHAEISGVLTSGVPVRSAGGALRQTYAAFDERVQGAPPGLTALSKEESLAALAVRYFRSRGPATVKDCADWSGLTMADVRLGLALGLEANPAALETSTIDGLTFYFRAPDSLSLGRRPRIDLVQCYDEYIMGYSVSRHYLGGSAPAYPLDGAPLHMVLLDGRMAGSWRHSFVRNGSAGQRCELDVRLPGMRDGPGDEAMNQALHRSMAQYGDFLGMPASLRSGDRS from the coding sequence ATGGAACCGGAGGACGTGGTACGGATCCGGCTGGCGAGCCAGCAGCTCCGCGCTCCTGCGGCGGCCACGGCGGACGACGCGCTGAAAAACCTGCTCGCCGTTCAGGCCCAGGAATTTCCCTATGCCCGCTGGTCCCTGGCGCAGCGGACTGCGGACGCCACCGCGGACGACGTGGAGCAGGCAGTCGCTGACGGGAGGATCCTCCGGACCCATATCCTGCGGCCCACCTGGCATTTCGTGCACCGGGACGACTTGCCGTGGCTGCGGGCACTGTCCGCTCCGCGCCTGCACCGGACCAATGCCGGGACGTACCGGAGAACCGGGATCGACTCCGAAACTGCGGCAAAGAGCGCCGCAGTGTTGGCTGCGGCGGTGGCGGACGGCGCACATCGGACACGGGAGCAGCTGGCAGCGGAACCGCAGCGTGCGGGTTTTGCGGCCACGGGGCTCGGCCTGGCCTACCTGATCATGCATGCCGAAATCAGCGGAGTGCTGACGAGCGGGGTGCCCGTGCGCAGTGCGGGCGGCGCCCTCCGGCAGACCTACGCGGCCTTCGACGAACGCGTCCAGGGGGCGCCGCCCGGCCTTACCGCCTTATCCAAAGAGGAATCCCTGGCCGCGCTGGCGGTGCGGTACTTCCGGAGCCGCGGCCCTGCCACGGTAAAGGACTGCGCCGACTGGTCCGGCCTGACGATGGCCGACGTTCGGCTGGGGCTGGCGCTCGGGCTGGAAGCCAACCCCGCGGCGCTGGAGACTTCAACGATCGACGGCCTCACGTTCTATTTCCGGGCGCCTGACTCTCTATCGCTTGGCCGGCGGCCGCGGATAGACCTCGTGCAGTGCTACGACGAATACATCATGGGGTACTCGGTCTCCCGCCATTACCTCGGCGGAAGCGCGCCGGCATATCCGCTTGATGGCGCTCCCCTGCACATGGTTCTCCTGGACGGACGCATGGCCGGTTCATGGCGGCATTCGTTCGTGCGGAACGGATCCGCCGGGCAGCGCTGCGAACTGGACGTCCGCCTGCCCGGGATGCGCGACGGGCCCGGCGATGAGGCGATGAACCAAGCGCTTCACCGGAGCATGGCGCAGTACGGGGATTTTCTGGGCATGCCAGCCTCCCTCCGGTCCGGAGACCGCTCCTGA
- the mmsB gene encoding 3-hydroxyisobutyrate dehydrogenase codes for MAVIGWIGLGNMGGSMSANLAQAGHDVRGFDLNPAAVAAAEAGGVKPVASIADAVNGADVVFTMLPKGEHAKAVYLGQDGVLAHANTRTLLVDSSTIDIASAQELHDAAAAAGFRFVDAPVSGGMSGAKAGTLTFMVGGEAPAVADATGYIEPMASNIIPTGGATTGQAAKICNNLMLFINLASTAEGAVLADRLGLDKQVFWDIASVSSGDSWALRTWYPVPGVVSTAASNNDFAPTFTTELANKDIGLAISAAEDTGTPLEIGRHVQQLFQQLIDAGESGKDCSMIIKLVDGSLDTAK; via the coding sequence ATGGCAGTAATCGGTTGGATCGGTCTGGGGAACATGGGTGGTTCCATGTCGGCAAACCTGGCGCAGGCCGGGCATGACGTGCGGGGCTTCGACCTGAACCCGGCAGCGGTCGCAGCCGCCGAAGCAGGCGGCGTAAAGCCGGTGGCGAGCATCGCGGACGCCGTTAACGGCGCCGACGTCGTGTTCACCATGCTGCCCAAGGGCGAGCACGCCAAGGCTGTTTACCTGGGCCAGGACGGCGTCCTCGCGCACGCCAACACCCGCACGCTGCTGGTGGACTCCTCCACTATCGACATCGCCTCCGCGCAGGAACTGCACGACGCCGCCGCTGCCGCCGGCTTCCGCTTCGTCGACGCCCCGGTCTCGGGCGGCATGAGCGGCGCCAAGGCCGGAACCCTGACCTTCATGGTGGGCGGCGAGGCGCCGGCCGTGGCCGACGCCACCGGCTACATCGAACCGATGGCCTCCAACATCATCCCCACCGGAGGGGCCACCACCGGGCAGGCCGCCAAGATCTGCAACAACCTGATGCTCTTCATCAACCTCGCATCAACGGCCGAAGGAGCCGTGCTAGCCGATCGCCTCGGGCTCGACAAGCAGGTCTTCTGGGACATCGCGTCCGTCTCCTCGGGAGACAGCTGGGCCCTGCGCACCTGGTACCCCGTGCCGGGCGTGGTTTCCACCGCCGCCTCGAACAACGATTTTGCTCCTACCTTCACCACCGAGCTGGCCAACAAGGACATCGGCCTGGCCATCAGCGCCGCGGAGGACACCGGAACGCCCCTGGAGATCGGCAGGCACGTCCAGCAGCTTTTCCAGCAGCTCATCGACGCCGGCGAGTCGGGCAAGGACTGCTCCATGATCATCAAGCTGGTCGACGGTTCGCTGGACACCGCCAAGTAG